A portion of the Anoxybacillus gonensis genome contains these proteins:
- a CDS encoding MarR family winged helix-turn-helix transcriptional regulator: MGETSFSTLVERLEHAFSLAVRKLAADLAKEEIGLTKPQFFILNLLSKREKCTVSELADEMFVKPSAITTMIDRLYKSGFVLRERDEEDRRVVYVQLSEKGKEMLEHARAERRKIIERYLKQLQPDELEQFVRIIEKIVETNEKEEK, from the coding sequence ATGGGAGAAACGTCGTTTTCTACGCTTGTTGAGCGATTAGAGCATGCGTTTTCGTTAGCCGTTCGCAAACTGGCAGCTGATTTAGCGAAAGAAGAGATTGGCTTAACGAAACCGCAGTTTTTTATTTTAAATTTGCTGTCAAAGCGTGAAAAATGTACCGTGAGCGAATTGGCCGATGAAATGTTTGTCAAACCGAGCGCGATTACAACGATGATCGATCGCTTATATAAAAGCGGATTTGTATTGCGCGAACGGGATGAGGAAGATCGTCGCGTTGTGTATGTACAGTTGTCTGAAAAGGGGAAAGAAATGCTTGAACATGCGCGGGCGGAGCGAAGAAAAATTATTGAACGTTATTTAAAACAGTTGCAACCCGACGAGCTTGAACAGTTTGTCCGTATCATCGAAAAAATTGTTGAGACAAATGAAAAAGAGGAGAAGTGA
- a CDS encoding glycoside hydrolase family 13 protein — protein sequence MKKAWWKEAVAYQIYPRSFMDSNGDGIGDLQGIIQKLDYLKDLGIDVIWICPIYKSPNADNGYDISDYQDIMEQFGTMEDFDQLLEEIHKRDMKVILDLVINHTSDEHPWFIESRSSRDNPKRDWYIWRDGKNGKEPNNWESIFGGSAWEYDETTDQYYLHVFATKQPDLNWENEDVRRALYDMINWWLDKGIDGFRVDAISHIKKKEGLPDLPNPKGLDYVPSFDGHMNQEGIMEYLRELKAQTFARYDIMTVGEANGVTVEEAEDWVGEENGIFNMIFQFEHLGLWQKGTDGGVDVRKLKRVLTKWQKGLEGIGWNALFLENHDQPRSVSTWGNDEQYLVESAKALGALYFLMQGTPFIYQGQEIGMTNVQFETIDEYDDVAIKNYYRIERAKGRSHEEVMRWIWKNGRDNSRTPMQWSDEKNAGFTTGTPWIGVNENYKQINVQKQLNDPNSVLNFYKRMIQLRKQHDVFVYGTYDLILENHKAIYAYTRTLGDEKAVVIVNLTDRKTMYRYDSLKLNSEQLVLTNYDVKQHKHATRFTLRPYEARVYVMK from the coding sequence GTGAAAAAAGCTTGGTGGAAAGAAGCGGTTGCATATCAAATATATCCAAGAAGCTTTATGGATTCAAATGGAGACGGCATCGGTGATTTACAAGGGATTATCCAAAAGCTTGACTATTTAAAAGACCTTGGAATCGATGTCATATGGATTTGCCCGATTTATAAATCGCCAAACGCAGACAACGGCTATGACATTAGTGACTATCAAGACATTATGGAGCAGTTTGGCACGATGGAAGATTTCGATCAGTTGCTTGAAGAAATTCATAAGCGCGACATGAAAGTCATTTTAGATCTTGTCATTAACCATACGAGCGATGAGCATCCGTGGTTTATTGAATCGCGCTCATCACGGGACAATCCGAAACGCGATTGGTACATTTGGCGCGATGGAAAAAACGGCAAAGAGCCAAACAACTGGGAAAGTATTTTTGGCGGTTCTGCTTGGGAATATGACGAGACGACGGACCAATATTATTTGCACGTGTTTGCGACGAAGCAGCCCGATTTAAACTGGGAAAATGAAGATGTTCGTCGCGCGCTATATGATATGATCAACTGGTGGCTTGACAAAGGAATTGATGGCTTCCGTGTCGATGCGATTTCACACATTAAGAAAAAAGAAGGTCTCCCTGATTTACCGAATCCAAAAGGTCTTGATTACGTTCCTTCGTTTGATGGACATATGAATCAAGAAGGAATTATGGAGTATCTTCGTGAACTCAAAGCGCAAACGTTTGCGCGTTACGACATTATGACGGTTGGCGAAGCAAACGGAGTGACTGTAGAGGAAGCGGAAGATTGGGTCGGTGAAGAAAACGGCATTTTTAATATGATTTTTCAGTTTGAGCATCTCGGACTTTGGCAAAAAGGAACAGACGGCGGTGTCGATGTTCGGAAATTAAAACGTGTATTAACGAAATGGCAAAAAGGGTTAGAAGGCATTGGATGGAATGCGCTATTTCTTGAAAACCATGACCAACCGCGTTCGGTGTCGACGTGGGGAAATGATGAGCAATATCTTGTTGAAAGTGCAAAAGCGTTAGGAGCATTATATTTCCTTATGCAAGGGACGCCGTTTATTTATCAAGGACAAGAAATTGGTATGACGAACGTACAGTTTGAAACAATTGATGAATATGACGATGTCGCTATTAAAAATTATTATCGCATTGAGCGCGCCAAAGGCCGTTCTCATGAAGAAGTGATGCGCTGGATTTGGAAAAATGGCCGCGACAATTCGCGCACACCGATGCAATGGTCCGACGAAAAAAATGCCGGCTTTACGACAGGAACGCCTTGGATTGGTGTGAATGAAAACTATAAGCAAATTAACGTTCAAAAGCAGCTAAATGATCCAAATTCTGTTTTAAACTTTTATAAACGTATGATTCAACTTCGTAAACAACATGACGTATTCGTTTACGGAACATATGATTTAATATTAGAAAACCATAAAGCAATTTATGCGTATACGCGCACGTTAGGTGATGAAAAAGCAGTCGTCATCGTGAACTTAACAGACCGAAAAACGATGTATCGCTATGACTCGTTAAAATTGAATAGCGAACAACTTGTGTTAACAAACTATGATGTCAAACAACATAAACATGCGACACGTTTTACATTGCGTCCATACGAAGCGCGCGTATATGTCATGAAATGA
- a CDS encoding MDR family MFS transporter, giving the protein MKEQAAIQASMADIQQKRGILITGLLVAMLFGALDGTIVGTALPRIVGELGGLSMMAWLTTAYMLTSTTIVPIAGKLADLFGRKSIYVTGLAIFIIGSALCGMADTMTQLIIFRAIQGIGGGIMMPMAMIVIGDLFTGAERAKWQGVFGGVFGLASILGPQVGGWIVDSLNWRWVFYINLPVGILAIVLISLGLHNHRMAERVKLDLAGMFTMVVAVVSLLLALTFGGDKYDWLSWQIISLLASSVVFFSLFVFVERKAEEPIMPIHLLKNKTFVVLNSVGFFMSVGMFGAIMFVPLFMQGIIGMSPSESGTMMFPMMFALIIASMIGGRLVQKIGVRPQVIGGMVLVALGFFLLSTMDVHTNKWTAMSFMATLGFGLGFVNPVITLALQEVFPKSQLGIVTSSSQFFRQIGGTFGATLLGAIMNHRSKDLLEAKFLPLLQQLPEQAHAMMDSFKQLVESNPQSVYSVILNPETLKKIPEQMQQMFVPVLKQTLVDALSDVFLYGLIFVGIGFIFAMFIGRITISNRTNKMNEME; this is encoded by the coding sequence ATGAAAGAACAGGCAGCAATACAAGCGAGCATGGCCGATATACAACAAAAGCGAGGCATTTTAATTACTGGATTACTTGTTGCGATGTTGTTTGGGGCGCTCGATGGAACGATTGTTGGCACAGCGTTGCCGCGCATCGTTGGAGAACTTGGTGGACTAAGTATGATGGCATGGCTTACAACAGCGTACATGCTTACATCAACAACGATTGTTCCGATTGCCGGGAAGCTTGCTGATTTGTTTGGAAGAAAGTCGATTTATGTTACAGGATTAGCGATTTTTATTATTGGTTCAGCGCTATGTGGCATGGCAGATACGATGACGCAGCTTATTATTTTCCGAGCCATTCAAGGAATTGGCGGCGGCATTATGATGCCGATGGCGATGATTGTCATTGGTGATTTATTTACGGGGGCAGAGCGTGCAAAATGGCAAGGTGTATTTGGTGGCGTATTCGGATTAGCGTCTATTCTTGGTCCACAAGTCGGTGGATGGATTGTTGATTCGTTAAATTGGCGTTGGGTGTTTTATATTAACCTTCCCGTCGGCATATTAGCTATTGTTCTCATTTCCCTCGGTTTGCATAATCATCGTATGGCTGAGCGTGTAAAGCTTGATTTGGCCGGCATGTTTACAATGGTTGTGGCCGTTGTTTCGTTGTTGTTAGCGTTAACGTTTGGCGGCGACAAATACGATTGGCTGTCATGGCAAATCATTTCTTTACTAGCTAGCTCGGTCGTGTTCTTCAGCTTATTTGTGTTTGTTGAACGGAAAGCCGAGGAGCCAATTATGCCGATTCATTTATTAAAAAATAAGACGTTTGTTGTGCTCAATAGTGTCGGCTTTTTTATGTCTGTTGGTATGTTTGGAGCGATTATGTTCGTGCCGCTCTTTATGCAAGGCATTATCGGGATGAGTCCGTCAGAATCGGGAACGATGATGTTTCCAATGATGTTTGCCCTTATTATCGCAAGCATGATCGGTGGACGGCTTGTGCAAAAAATTGGCGTACGTCCGCAAGTCATTGGTGGAATGGTGCTTGTAGCGCTTGGCTTTTTCTTATTGTCAACGATGGATGTCCATACAAATAAATGGACGGCGATGTCATTTATGGCGACGCTCGGTTTTGGGCTAGGATTCGTCAATCCAGTCATTACGCTTGCGTTGCAAGAAGTATTTCCAAAATCGCAGCTTGGCATCGTGACATCATCGAGCCAGTTTTTCCGTCAAATCGGTGGGACGTTTGGGGCAACATTGTTAGGGGCAATTATGAACCATCGTTCGAAAGATTTATTGGAAGCGAAGTTTCTTCCGTTATTACAACAATTACCGGAACAAGCGCATGCGATGATGGACTCGTTTAAACAACTCGTTGAATCGAATCCGCAAAGCGTATATTCGGTCATTTTAAATCCAGAGACGTTGAAAAAAATCCCTGAACAAATGCAACAAATGTTTGTGCCTGTATTAAAACAAACGCTTGTGGATGCGTTAAGCGATGTGTTTTTGTACGGATTGATTTTTGTTGGCATCGGCTTTATTTTTGCGATGTTTATCGGTCGCATTACCATTTCAAATCGAACGAATAAAATGAATGAAATGGAATAA
- a CDS encoding SDR family oxidoreductase: MLQGQVAIVTGASRGIGLAIAHKLSQQGMKLVLIGSSSDIHRVGEQLKDVKTFQADVSNEQQMNEVVETTIDTFGRIDLLVNNAGIGVFKSVEETTVEEWKRLFEVNVQGVFIGTKAVLPQMKKQRSGTIITISSDVGRYTIANGSAYTATKYAVQGFSGSVAQEVRSYGIRVGTINPGMVDTYFANSTQGSPEKAAWLKAEDVAEAVVYMASAPKHMLVDEIVLHPLIQTYPVV; encoded by the coding sequence ATGTTACAAGGACAAGTAGCGATTGTGACGGGGGCATCTCGTGGCATCGGTTTAGCGATTGCACATAAATTGTCGCAACAAGGAATGAAGCTTGTGTTAATCGGAAGTTCTTCAGACATTCATCGTGTCGGTGAACAATTAAAAGATGTAAAAACGTTTCAAGCGGATGTATCCAATGAACAACAAATGAATGAAGTAGTTGAAACAACAATTGATACGTTTGGTCGTATTGATTTACTCGTAAACAACGCAGGTATTGGGGTATTCAAGTCCGTTGAAGAAACGACAGTTGAGGAGTGGAAACGACTATTTGAAGTGAATGTACAGGGAGTGTTTATTGGGACAAAAGCCGTCCTCCCACAAATGAAAAAGCAACGTTCCGGTACGATTATTACCATTTCATCTGATGTTGGCCGATACACGATTGCAAACGGTTCTGCATATACAGCAACAAAATATGCTGTTCAAGGATTTTCTGGAAGTGTAGCTCAAGAAGTGCGTTCATACGGTATTCGTGTCGGTACAATTAATCCGGGGATGGTTGATACATATTTCGCTAACTCTACGCAAGGATCGCCTGAAAAAGCGGCATGGTTAAAAGCAGAAGACGTCGCAGAAGCTGTCGTTTATATGGCGAGTGCACCAAAGCATATGTTAGTGGATGAAATTGTGTTGCATCCACTCATTCAAACGTATCCGGTCGTATAA
- a CDS encoding class I SAM-dependent rRNA methyltransferase yields MANVFLKRKRKKRLELGHPWVFQSEVDYIEGDVEPGDFVNVYNHQRHFLAKGYINPKSQMIVRVLTQNPNDELNAQFFMNRIRQAWAHRERMIPGVRSCRAIYGEADFLPGLIVDKYEDVLVVQILSLGMEKRKEWILQALLDVFQPKAIYLRNDVHVRELEGLKQEKGFWYGTCNTNVQIEENGVKYIVDIENGQKTGFFFDQRQNRAAIKPLITSESTVLDCFTHTGSFMLNACLYGAKHVTAVDISEHAIETAKRNAELNGFTNVDFVVANAFDYLRECVQKGKKWDVVIIDPPAFAKSAHAVPKALAGYKDINLNGLKLVKDGGFFVTASCSYHVHPDMFQAMVAEAAFDAKKILRQIHWSGAGYDHPKLLAADEGDYLKFAIYEVHSRK; encoded by the coding sequence ATGGCGAATGTATTTTTAAAACGAAAAAGAAAAAAGCGGCTTGAGCTTGGACATCCGTGGGTGTTTCAAAGCGAAGTTGACTATATTGAGGGAGACGTTGAGCCAGGTGATTTCGTCAACGTATATAACCATCAACGTCATTTTTTAGCGAAAGGGTACATTAACCCGAAATCACAAATGATCGTGCGCGTGTTAACGCAAAATCCAAATGATGAATTAAATGCTCAATTTTTTATGAATCGCATTCGGCAAGCGTGGGCGCATCGTGAGCGCATGATTCCGGGCGTTCGTTCATGTCGCGCCATTTATGGAGAAGCGGATTTTTTACCTGGGCTCATTGTCGATAAATACGAAGATGTGCTCGTTGTGCAAATTTTATCGCTCGGCATGGAGAAAAGAAAAGAATGGATTTTACAAGCGCTTCTCGACGTCTTTCAACCGAAAGCCATTTATTTGCGCAACGACGTCCACGTGCGTGAATTAGAAGGGCTGAAACAAGAAAAAGGATTTTGGTACGGCACGTGCAATACGAACGTACAAATTGAAGAAAATGGCGTCAAATATATTGTCGACATTGAAAACGGGCAAAAAACAGGGTTTTTCTTCGATCAGCGCCAAAATCGCGCCGCGATCAAGCCGCTCATTACAAGCGAATCGACTGTGCTCGATTGTTTTACGCATACAGGCTCATTTATGTTAAACGCCTGCTTATACGGAGCAAAACATGTGACCGCTGTCGACATTTCTGAACATGCGATTGAAACGGCAAAAAGAAACGCTGAGCTAAACGGATTTACAAACGTGGATTTCGTCGTTGCGAACGCGTTTGATTATTTAAGAGAATGTGTACAAAAGGGGAAAAAATGGGATGTCGTCATTATTGATCCTCCAGCGTTTGCTAAGTCCGCTCATGCGGTACCAAAAGCGCTTGCCGGCTATAAGGATATTAATTTAAACGGCTTAAAACTCGTCAAAGACGGCGGCTTTTTCGTAACAGCGAGTTGTTCGTATCATGTGCATCCTGATATGTTCCAAGCGATGGTCGCAGAAGCAGCGTTTGATGCAAAGAAAATTTTACGTCAAATTCATTGGAGCGGCGCAGGATATGATCATCCGAAACTGCTTGCCGCCGATGAAGGGGATTATTTGAAGTTTGCGATTTACGAAGTACATTCACGCAAATAA
- the hflK gene encoding FtsH protease activity modulator HflK: MEKRSFTGIIIGTILGIFLLVIALTSWYTVDESEQAIILTFGKIDEEVTTPGLHFKLPWPIQTVETLSRETFSLQFGYKEENGKVVATNQGDTKMITGDENIVLADMVVQWKITDPAKFLYRSYEPEQILYNATSASLRSVIGSSKIDDALTSGKAKIEADVRESLTALMKKYDIGISILAVKLQDVDLPNDEVRKAFTNVTDARETMNTKINEANKYRNKRTKEAEGEKDALISQAEADKVARIEKAYGDVAKFNALYEEYKNAKDITKQRLMIETLEQVLPYTRIYIMNDDGNTLKYLPIQPIEKQTTEKKTEKGSGNE; the protein is encoded by the coding sequence ATGGAAAAGCGTTCCTTTACCGGCATCATCATCGGTACCATTTTAGGCATTTTTCTTCTCGTTATTGCCTTAACGTCATGGTACACCGTTGATGAGTCGGAACAAGCCATTATTTTAACATTTGGGAAAATTGATGAGGAAGTGACAACACCAGGGCTACATTTTAAACTCCCTTGGCCGATTCAGACGGTTGAAACGTTATCGCGAGAAACGTTTAGTTTACAATTCGGATACAAAGAAGAAAATGGAAAAGTCGTCGCGACAAACCAAGGGGACACAAAAATGATTACAGGCGATGAAAATATTGTGCTTGCCGATATGGTCGTCCAATGGAAAATTACCGATCCTGCGAAATTTCTTTATCGTTCATACGAACCAGAACAAATTTTATACAATGCGACATCTGCCTCCTTACGCAGCGTCATCGGTAGTTCAAAAATTGATGATGCCTTAACGTCAGGAAAAGCAAAAATCGAAGCGGATGTGCGCGAATCGCTCACCGCATTAATGAAAAAATACGATATCGGCATTTCCATTTTAGCTGTGAAGTTACAAGATGTGGATTTGCCAAATGACGAAGTGCGCAAAGCATTTACAAACGTTACAGATGCACGCGAAACGATGAACACGAAAATTAACGAAGCGAATAAATACCGAAATAAACGAACGAAAGAAGCCGAAGGGGAAAAAGACGCATTAATTTCTCAAGCGGAAGCGGATAAAGTAGCACGCATTGAAAAAGCATATGGAGATGTCGCAAAATTTAACGCCTTGTATGAAGAATATAAAAACGCAAAAGACATTACAAAGCAACGACTAATGATCGAAACGCTTGAACAAGTGTTGCCATACACGCGCATTTACATTATGAATGACGATGGGAATACACTAAAATATTTACCAATTCAACCGATCGAAAAACAAACGACAGAGAAAAAAACAGAGAAAGGAAGTGGTAACGAATGA
- a CDS encoding YhdB family protein, which translates to MHTADYDKALYYTYRSEWDHLLILMVRTKDDLLSKKIEQFLHAYNFEKDYTVVQKRLNALLRYIDHALDVYEQEPTLTMQYDY; encoded by the coding sequence TTGCATACAGCTGATTACGATAAAGCGCTTTATTATACGTACCGATCGGAATGGGATCATTTACTCATTCTTATGGTACGCACAAAAGACGATTTACTTTCAAAAAAAATTGAACAGTTTCTTCATGCATATAACTTCGAAAAAGATTACACCGTCGTTCAAAAGCGGCTAAATGCATTGTTACGTTACATCGATCATGCGTTAGATGTGTATGAACAAGAGCCAACATTGACGATGCAATATGATTATTAA
- a CDS encoding SpoVR family protein encodes MKRDEQKALEKAIAEITEIAEGFGLDFYEMRYEICPADIIYTFGAYGMPTRFSHWSFGKQFHKMKLHYDLGLSKIYELVINSDPCYAFLLNTNTLIQNKLIVAHVLAHSDFFKNNVRFSNTKRDMVESMAATAERIKHYEHEYGKQEVEKFLDAVLAIQEHIDPSLLRPKLSWTIADTEVYEDDHETPKPSPYDDLWSLDEKKKTTPARKKRRKFPPHPEKDLLLFIEEYSRELDEWQRDILTMMREEMLYFWPQLETKIMNEGWATYWHQRILREMDLTSDEAIEFAKLNAGVVQPSRTGINPYYLGLKIFEDIEKRWDNPTEEMKKLGVKPGSGRAKIFEVRELESDISFLRNYLTKELVMREDMYLFQKQGKDYKIVDKHWEHVRDQLVNIRVNGGFPYITVNDGDYMRNGELYLKHWYEGIELDVKYLEKVLPYIYQLWGRAVHIETVIENKPTLFTYDGRNVQRKYM; translated from the coding sequence ATGAAACGTGATGAACAAAAAGCATTAGAAAAAGCGATTGCGGAAATTACAGAAATTGCTGAAGGGTTTGGACTCGATTTTTATGAAATGCGTTATGAAATTTGTCCAGCTGATATTATTTACACGTTTGGGGCATACGGTATGCCGACACGTTTTTCCCATTGGAGCTTCGGAAAACAATTTCATAAAATGAAACTTCATTACGATCTCGGATTAAGTAAAATTTACGAACTTGTCATTAACTCTGATCCGTGCTACGCATTTTTACTAAATACAAATACGCTCATTCAAAATAAATTAATTGTCGCACACGTACTTGCCCATAGCGACTTTTTTAAAAATAACGTTCGCTTTAGCAACACAAAACGAGACATGGTCGAAAGCATGGCGGCAACGGCTGAACGCATTAAACATTACGAACACGAATACGGGAAGCAAGAAGTTGAAAAATTTTTAGACGCTGTATTAGCCATTCAAGAACATATTGATCCTTCCCTTCTGCGCCCAAAACTTTCATGGACAATTGCGGATACGGAAGTATACGAAGACGATCATGAAACACCAAAACCTTCTCCGTATGACGACTTATGGTCTCTTGATGAAAAGAAAAAAACAACGCCTGCTCGAAAAAAACGAAGAAAGTTTCCTCCCCATCCTGAGAAAGATTTATTGCTGTTTATTGAGGAATATAGTCGTGAACTCGACGAGTGGCAGCGCGACATTTTAACGATGATGCGAGAAGAAATGCTTTATTTTTGGCCTCAGCTCGAAACGAAAATTATGAACGAAGGATGGGCGACGTACTGGCATCAACGTATTTTACGCGAAATGGATTTAACGAGCGATGAAGCGATTGAATTTGCGAAATTAAATGCAGGTGTTGTGCAACCTTCACGTACAGGCATTAATCCGTACTATTTAGGACTGAAAATTTTTGAAGATATTGAAAAACGGTGGGACAATCCGACGGAAGAAATGAAAAAGCTCGGAGTCAAACCTGGTTCAGGACGCGCAAAAATATTTGAAGTACGCGAATTAGAATCCGACATTTCTTTTTTGCGCAACTATTTAACGAAAGAACTCGTCATGCGTGAAGATATGTATTTATTCCAAAAACAAGGAAAAGACTACAAAATTGTTGATAAACATTGGGAACATGTACGCGATCAACTTGTAAACATTCGCGTAAACGGCGGCTTCCCATACATTACAGTCAACGATGGCGACTACATGCGCAACGGAGAACTATATTTAAAACATTGGTATGAAGGCATTGAACTAGACGTGAAATATTTAGAAAAAGTGCTTCCTTACATTTATCAACTTTGGGGCCGTGCGGTTCATATCGAAACAGTGATCGAAAACAAACCGACACTATTCACATACGACGGAAGAAACGTTCAACGAAAATATATGTAA
- the hflC gene encoding protease modulator HflC has translation MTNFQDDQNILSFKDKLPTKWFRFIIGGGIGLVLLIIALTNIYIVHENEYKVVRQFGEIVRIDQTPGLRFKIPFIQTVTSLPKAQIFYDVAEAEINTKDKKRILVNHYAIWEITNPKEMIQNARTLENAESKMDEFIFSIVRTELGRLNYDEIINDEKSSRGSLNDEVTAKVNELLQQDRYGIRVVDVRLKRIDLPKENEQSVYKRMISERESKAQEYLSMGDAQKQRIIAQTDREVKEMLAKAQADAERIRAAGEQEAARIYNETFAKDPEFYSFYRTLESYKTTIGEDTVVILPADSPYAKWLLGQTR, from the coding sequence ATGACAAACTTCCAAGACGATCAAAATATCCTTTCATTTAAAGATAAGCTTCCAACGAAATGGTTTCGTTTTATCATCGGTGGCGGCATCGGACTTGTTTTACTTATTATTGCTTTAACAAACATATATATCGTTCACGAAAATGAGTATAAAGTTGTCCGCCAATTTGGTGAAATTGTTCGCATCGATCAAACACCGGGATTACGTTTTAAAATTCCGTTTATTCAAACTGTCACATCGTTGCCAAAAGCACAAATTTTTTACGACGTAGCCGAAGCGGAAATTAATACAAAAGATAAAAAGCGGATTCTCGTCAACCATTACGCCATTTGGGAAATTACCAATCCGAAAGAAATGATTCAAAATGCTCGCACACTAGAAAATGCAGAATCAAAAATGGATGAATTTATTTTCTCCATTGTCCGCACCGAGCTTGGACGGTTAAACTATGATGAAATTATTAACGATGAAAAGTCATCGCGCGGCAGTTTAAACGATGAAGTAACAGCGAAAGTAAACGAGTTGTTACAACAAGACCGTTACGGCATTCGTGTCGTTGATGTGCGCTTAAAACGCATTGACTTACCGAAAGAAAACGAACAGTCTGTTTACAAACGAATGATTTCAGAGCGCGAATCAAAAGCACAAGAATATTTGTCAATGGGAGATGCCCAAAAGCAGCGCATTATCGCACAAACAGACCGCGAAGTGAAAGAAATGCTCGCCAAAGCACAGGCAGATGCGGAACGCATTCGTGCCGCAGGTGAACAAGAAGCTGCGCGCATTTATAACGAAACATTCGCAAAAGATCCTGAATTTTATTCGTTTTATCGTACGCTCGAGTCGTATAAAACGACCATTGGCGAAGATACGGTCGTCATTTTACCAGCCGATTCACCGTATGCCAAATGGCTGCTCGGCCAAACGCGCTGA
- a CDS encoding PepSY-associated TM helix domain-containing protein: MKKTRHLHLWIGLICSVFLLLEAVTGLLLTERWLMGMSGHSHDNHEHAHGDDHGHAKLNMIDAVKKASESGAFSMDEVGVVMNHGMYMVRLNDKDGTLVTIAPDGTVVKKEVNTFASFVRAIHVGKLGIWNRLMIDVAAIAIIILTVTGIYLSVKILRAQTKAKRRNIAA, from the coding sequence GTGAAAAAAACGCGCCATTTACATTTATGGATCGGGCTCATTTGTTCTGTATTTTTACTTTTAGAAGCGGTCACAGGGTTGTTGTTAACAGAGCGCTGGTTAATGGGAATGAGCGGTCATTCGCATGATAATCATGAACATGCGCATGGAGATGACCATGGACATGCGAAATTAAACATGATTGATGCGGTGAAAAAAGCAAGCGAGTCTGGAGCGTTTTCAATGGACGAAGTTGGTGTTGTGATGAATCATGGGATGTATATGGTAAGGTTAAACGATAAAGATGGAACGTTAGTGACGATTGCACCAGATGGTACAGTTGTAAAAAAAGAAGTGAATACATTCGCATCGTTTGTACGTGCCATTCATGTTGGGAAACTTGGGATTTGGAACCGTCTCATGATCGATGTGGCTGCGATTGCGATTATCATTTTAACGGTCACAGGGATTTATTTATCTGTGAAAATTTTGCGGGCGCAAACGAAGGCGAAACGAAGAAACATAGCTGCATAA
- a CDS encoding methylated-DNA--[protein]-cysteine S-methyltransferase has translation MEKHIAYYESPIGWLQIIGTDESIERIDVVEQRGGRNIPTSFMPWIEELEQYFQKKRTSFSIPLKLIGTPFQVRVWEALQTIPYGQTVSYAHIAKEIGRPKAVRAVGNAVGSNPFTIVIPCHRVVRTDGGIGGYAWGIERKKWLLEHETR, from the coding sequence ATGGAGAAGCATATTGCGTATTATGAATCGCCAATTGGTTGGTTACAAATCATTGGCACAGATGAAAGTATAGAGCGCATAGATGTTGTGGAGCAACGTGGAGGGCGGAATATTCCAACTAGCTTTATGCCATGGATAGAGGAGCTTGAACAATACTTTCAAAAGAAACGGACATCGTTTTCGATTCCACTAAAGCTCATAGGTACACCGTTTCAAGTTCGCGTGTGGGAAGCGTTGCAAACGATTCCTTACGGACAAACGGTTTCGTATGCTCATATTGCAAAAGAAATTGGACGTCCGAAGGCAGTGCGAGCAGTTGGAAATGCTGTCGGCAGCAACCCATTCACGATCGTTATCCCTTGTCATCGCGTCGTGCGTACAGACGGTGGAATTGGCGGTTATGCGTGGGGGATAGAAAGAAAAAAATGGTTGCTTGAGCATGAAACGCGCTGA